In a genomic window of Mucilaginibacter sp. KACC 22063:
- a CDS encoding TssN family type VI secretion system protein has protein sequence MDVKSFFIRYLLFPVIFVATTAIMAIINKKNQIINNKRLIVTMLLTGIVLGIPGLLGFLDLQFMPWGYICCQIYYLIIGIVFVWLAGTHYEKELIDRKAFFFICSLICCLLGMFLFKLGFDWLNDLEYGLWASTSVLVFLLPMMFWWAYIAYLNIPLEIYKVWQYPLYPDDINMEHLDFDRLLVLEVNMYKNTDDSEPLKVKAKAPRNMNFGQWFQKFIDDYNLKFPQSPIEYQLETGESFKWIFYIKPTFFAQRNFIDPDLDIEQNKITEKYAIFAKRVSEVVNAPERTGDEAVYL, from the coding sequence ATGGACGTTAAATCGTTTTTTATCCGCTATCTGCTGTTTCCGGTAATTTTTGTGGCCACCACCGCAATAATGGCTATTATTAACAAAAAGAACCAGATTATTAACAACAAACGCCTTATTGTAACAATGCTGCTAACGGGTATTGTTTTAGGCATACCTGGTCTCTTAGGATTTCTTGACCTTCAGTTTATGCCGTGGGGGTATATCTGCTGCCAGATATATTATCTGATCATAGGCATTGTGTTTGTCTGGTTAGCCGGCACACACTATGAAAAAGAACTGATTGACCGCAAAGCTTTCTTTTTTATTTGCAGCTTAATTTGCTGCCTGCTGGGCATGTTTCTGTTTAAGCTGGGATTTGACTGGCTTAATGATCTTGAATATGGGCTATGGGCCTCCACATCGGTATTGGTATTTTTGCTACCCATGATGTTCTGGTGGGCGTACATCGCTTATCTTAATATTCCGCTTGAGATTTACAAGGTTTGGCAGTATCCGCTTTACCCGGATGATATCAACATGGAACACCTGGACTTTGACCGCCTGCTGGTGTTGGAAGTAAACATGTACAAAAACACTGACGACAGCGAGCCGCTTAAAGTAAAAGCCAAAGCGCCAAGAAACATGAACTTTGGCCAATGGTTCCAGAAGTTTATTGACGATTACAATCTTAAATTCCCGCAATCACCAATTGAATATCAACTGGAAACAGGCGAATCATTTAAGTGGATATTCTACATTAAGCCAACGTTTTTTGCGCAGCGCAATTTCATTGACCCTGATTTGGACATAGAGCAAAACAAGATCACTGAGAAGTATGCCATTTTTGCAAAAAGGGTATCTGAGGTTGTTAATGCACCTGAACGCACAGGCGACGAAGCCGTTTATTTATAA
- a CDS encoding DUF2207 domain-containing protein has product MRRILQIFLCLLSVQVMAQSDTTRERIINFHSDIHIDTTGLVTVAEHIRVHANGNAIKHGIVRFIPLYRKDVLGNQKKVDFKIVSVKQDDKTVDYKAEEEDNNRKIYVGDPFNELTPGDYDYTIVYESHGHVGFFDNYDELYWNVTGNKWDFEIEKASATIWPPGSSVSGNTSCYTGMEGSKAQDCQNSVNADHSVTFTTNHSLAPGEGFTIAVAFTSGIIKRPGKLQQLYNDYLGIIAGVLLVIIAAVVYYTLWSKYGRDVQKPTVIPSFRVPYDWSPAVLRYVYKKSADNKATAAAMINMAIKKTIKIDGDEKKQGVYTFNKLTNDRSKLADEEQTLFNGLFEDGDSISTAKSNATTFFNARKLFTKSIEAQLKLSDYYVSNLKQAILSGVGSVIALIIYFIAAGYTSALMMLFFLPFICFGSLALVYGLRNVKGGNKSGLILMIFGALFGGIPLFSMINISIALPPIPVIVAFSILALYLLYIFNIGRYTALGAQAQSMIEGFKMYLKTAEENRLNILNAPERTPEVFERFLPYAVALDVENDWAAKFESILSAANYDPDWYNDQRGYHVFVNHIPTTFYNAVNILPVSESGSSSGSSGSSSWSSGSDGGGSSGGGGGGGGGGGW; this is encoded by the coding sequence ATGCGTAGAATACTACAAATATTCCTTTGCCTGCTGTCTGTGCAGGTAATGGCCCAGTCTGATACAACGCGCGAGCGTATTATTAATTTCCATTCAGACATACACATTGATACCACAGGATTGGTTACCGTGGCAGAGCATATTCGTGTGCATGCCAATGGTAATGCCATAAAACATGGTATTGTAAGATTTATACCGCTTTATCGTAAAGATGTTTTAGGGAACCAAAAGAAAGTTGATTTTAAAATTGTATCAGTAAAACAGGACGATAAAACCGTTGATTACAAAGCCGAAGAAGAAGATAATAACCGCAAAATATATGTAGGAGACCCATTTAATGAACTTACACCGGGTGATTACGATTATACCATTGTTTATGAAAGTCATGGCCACGTGGGTTTCTTTGATAACTATGACGAATTGTATTGGAACGTTACCGGTAATAAGTGGGACTTTGAGATAGAAAAGGCTTCTGCTACTATCTGGCCGCCAGGCAGTTCGGTTTCTGGAAATACATCCTGCTACACCGGCATGGAAGGTTCAAAAGCGCAGGATTGCCAAAACAGTGTAAATGCTGATCACTCCGTTACATTTACAACAAACCATAGCCTGGCACCGGGCGAAGGGTTTACTATTGCAGTTGCTTTCACCAGCGGTATCATTAAAAGGCCGGGTAAGCTGCAGCAATTATATAACGACTATTTAGGCATTATTGCGGGTGTTTTGCTGGTGATAATTGCGGCAGTAGTATATTATACTTTGTGGAGCAAATATGGGCGTGATGTACAAAAGCCAACCGTTATACCAAGTTTCAGGGTGCCTTATGATTGGTCGCCGGCTGTATTGCGCTATGTTTATAAAAAAAGTGCCGACAATAAAGCTACCGCCGCCGCCATGATTAACATGGCGATTAAAAAGACCATCAAAATAGATGGCGATGAAAAAAAGCAGGGCGTATATACTTTTAATAAGTTAACTAATGACCGCAGCAAACTTGCTGACGAAGAACAAACCCTGTTTAATGGTTTGTTTGAAGATGGAGATAGCATAAGTACCGCTAAATCAAATGCAACTACGTTTTTTAATGCCCGTAAGTTGTTTACTAAAAGCATTGAGGCTCAATTGAAGTTAAGTGATTATTATGTAAGTAATCTTAAACAGGCTATTCTGTCAGGTGTAGGCTCTGTTATTGCCTTGATCATCTACTTCATAGCAGCAGGTTATACCTCTGCATTAATGATGCTGTTCTTTTTACCTTTTATTTGCTTCGGCTCCCTCGCTTTGGTGTATGGGCTTCGTAATGTAAAAGGAGGAAATAAATCGGGGTTAATCCTGATGATTTTTGGAGCGTTGTTCGGCGGTATTCCTTTGTTTTCCATGATCAATATCAGCATCGCATTGCCCCCTATACCCGTAATTGTGGCCTTTAGTATTTTAGCATTATACCTGCTTTATATTTTCAACATAGGCAGGTATACAGCTTTAGGTGCACAGGCGCAGAGTATGATAGAAGGGTTTAAAATGTACCTTAAAACAGCTGAAGAAAACCGGCTGAACATACTTAACGCGCCTGAGCGTACACCGGAAGTTTTTGAAAGATTTTTGCCATATGCCGTAGCGCTTGATGTTGAAAATGACTGGGCTGCAAAATTTGAAAGTATTTTGAGTGCAGCGAACTACGATCCTGACTGGTATAACGACCAGCGCGGGTACCATGTATTCGTCAACCATATCCCAACCACGTTCTATAATGCCGTAAATATTTTACCTGTTTCTGAATCCGGTTCTTCGAGCGGCTCATCGGGAAGTTCGAGCTGGAGTTCGGGTAGTGATGGCGGTGGTTCATCCGGTGGCGGCGGAGGTGGCGGAGGCGGAGGTGGCTGGTAG
- a CDS encoding LemA family protein: protein MMFIYVLLGFVVIIAIIIVGIYNNLVRKRTQMQEGWSGIDVLLKKRHDLIPNLVNTVKGYATHEKELLEQVTTLRTQAIQSANIDQKASVENELSRALGKLVVSVENYPDLKANENFRDLQAQLNAIENDIELSRRYYNGTVRENNVAIETFPGNIVAGRFHFEKGAFFNLDNQQERENPTVTF, encoded by the coding sequence ATGATGTTCATATACGTTCTTCTTGGTTTCGTTGTAATCATCGCCATTATTATTGTAGGTATCTATAATAATCTGGTACGTAAACGCACACAGATGCAGGAGGGTTGGAGCGGTATCGATGTGCTTTTAAAAAAGCGGCATGACCTTATCCCTAACCTGGTAAATACAGTTAAGGGCTATGCCACGCATGAAAAAGAATTGCTTGAACAGGTAACAACATTGCGCACACAGGCCATACAATCAGCCAATATTGATCAAAAGGCCAGTGTCGAAAACGAGTTAAGCCGTGCTTTGGGTAAGCTTGTGGTTTCAGTAGAAAATTACCCTGATCTGAAGGCAAATGAAAATTTCCGCGATTTACAAGCCCAGCTCAACGCTATAGAAAATGATATCGAACTATCAAGAAGGTATTACAACGGTACCGTACGCGAAAACAATGTAGCTATTGAAACCTTTCCGGGAAATATAGTTGCAGGAAGGTTCCATTTCGAGAAAGGCGCCTTCTTTAATCTGGATAACCAGCAGGAAAGAGAAAACCCAACCGTTACATTTTAA
- a CDS encoding DUF4280 domain-containing protein — protein sequence MAEKHLVVQGAVCQCKFGTTPDKLKVNTHTQEFVNDKDGVKKPVASTKDIGTTFEKNNFGSCSKKNNNPCTVNITEWKGFYDHTVLTNGGKILLEDSSGTCAVGGPESVKFINHGQIAQVGQQNFNNAQPEVMQSLNPAVDSKQVTEPEFNADGITLS from the coding sequence ATGGCCGAAAAACATTTAGTTGTACAAGGTGCAGTTTGCCAATGTAAATTTGGCACCACCCCTGATAAATTAAAGGTTAATACGCACACGCAAGAGTTTGTGAACGATAAGGATGGCGTAAAGAAACCTGTGGCCAGTACAAAAGATATTGGCACTACTTTCGAGAAAAATAATTTCGGGTCTTGTTCTAAAAAAAATAATAATCCCTGCACGGTAAATATTACCGAGTGGAAGGGGTTTTATGACCATACCGTACTTACCAACGGAGGTAAAATATTATTGGAAGACAGCAGCGGTACCTGTGCCGTTGGCGGCCCCGAATCTGTTAAGTTTATTAATCACGGGCAAATTGCCCAGGTAGGCCAGCAAAATTTTAATAACGCACAGCCGGAGGTAATGCAGTCGCTTAATCCGGCAGTTGATAGTAAACAGGTAACCGAACCTGAGTTTAATGCAGATGGTATAACCTTATCTTAA
- the pbpC gene encoding penicillin-binding protein 1C, giving the protein MSFLKRLWASRTFRITGGVLFALFLVFLFCLPRRLFNAPTSYVLNDRQGRLLGASIATDGQWRFPYDAAVPEKFKQCIIAFEDKRFEHHFGVDLLAFARALRQNLRSKHVTSGGSTITMQVIRLATHHPRNMWYKFVEMVMATRLELTNSKAKIMALYASNAPFGSNVVGLDAASWRYFGRSPDKLSWGEMAALAVLPNSPSLVHPGKNRQILLSKRNRLLDKLCRTGVIDSSTADLAKLEPVPDKPVALPSYAPHMLARIIADHKQADKTDTRVNSTLRLELQQQVTQIIERHHTVLSANHINNIAAIVLDVETGATLAYAGNVYHPEDPSLESSVDVIDAPRSPGSTLKPLLYAAMLHDGQLLPNSIVPDIPTQIAGYQPENFDLGYDGAVPASRALARSLNVPAVKMLQKYRYERFYDFLKKAGTTTLKQPADFYGLSLILGGGESTLWELAGMYADMARVLNHYPKYNGKYNPDDYHEPVYQTVHRGTPQLEKSGLLDAGSIYYTLEAMGEVMRPGEEMLWQQFGSTQRVAWKTGTSFGFRDGWAIGITPKYVVGVWVGNTTGEGRPGLTGINTAAPVLFEIFRLLPVTRDWFDKPYEDMVKVEVCKQSGYRAGRYCNDKEAMWIPVPGLKSPVCPYHQLVHLDKTKSWQVTADCVPADEIVNQSWFVLPPSMEYYYKSRNYQYHSLPPFKNGCGEDEGNPMELIYPKSGAKVYVPLEADGTRGRMICNAAHRQYGTKIFWHLDDQYLGETKDFHQMAISPPPGEHLLTLVDAGGNTLKIKFTVLEKDKQPADR; this is encoded by the coding sequence ATGAGTTTTTTAAAACGCTTATGGGCAAGCAGAACTTTCCGTATTACAGGCGGGGTTTTGTTTGCCCTTTTCCTGGTCTTTTTATTTTGTCTGCCGCGGCGCTTATTCAATGCGCCTACCTCATACGTATTGAATGACAGGCAGGGCCGTTTATTGGGTGCATCAATTGCAACAGATGGGCAATGGCGCTTTCCGTATGATGCCGCAGTGCCCGAAAAATTTAAGCAATGCATTATCGCCTTTGAAGATAAACGTTTCGAGCATCATTTCGGGGTCGACCTTTTAGCATTTGCGCGTGCATTGCGTCAAAATCTGCGGTCAAAGCACGTTACCAGCGGCGGCAGCACCATTACCATGCAGGTGATCAGGCTGGCAACGCATCATCCGCGCAACATGTGGTATAAATTTGTAGAAATGGTAATGGCTACCCGGTTAGAGCTTACCAATAGTAAAGCGAAGATTATGGCACTTTATGCCAGCAACGCGCCGTTCGGTAGTAATGTGGTAGGGCTTGATGCGGCTTCGTGGCGGTATTTCGGGCGAAGCCCGGATAAACTTTCGTGGGGAGAGATGGCCGCATTAGCAGTATTACCCAATTCACCATCGCTGGTACACCCCGGTAAAAACCGGCAGATATTGTTAAGCAAGCGCAACAGGTTGTTAGATAAATTATGCAGAACCGGAGTTATTGACAGCAGTACTGCTGACCTTGCCAAGTTAGAACCCGTACCTGATAAACCTGTCGCATTGCCTTCTTATGCCCCGCACATGCTGGCACGTATTATAGCAGACCATAAACAAGCCGACAAAACAGATACCCGTGTTAACAGTACCTTAAGGCTGGAGCTGCAACAGCAGGTTACACAAATCATAGAGAGGCATCATACCGTACTCAGCGCTAATCATATCAATAATATTGCAGCCATTGTGCTGGATGTGGAAACCGGTGCCACTCTGGCCTATGCAGGTAACGTCTATCACCCCGAAGACCCATCGCTGGAAAGCAGCGTGGATGTAATTGATGCGCCGCGTAGTCCCGGCAGTACGCTTAAGCCTTTATTATATGCCGCTATGCTGCACGACGGGCAGTTGCTGCCTAACAGCATTGTACCCGATATACCTACGCAGATAGCAGGCTACCAGCCCGAAAACTTTGATTTAGGCTATGATGGTGCTGTACCCGCTTCAAGGGCATTAGCCCGGTCGTTAAATGTACCGGCCGTTAAGATGCTGCAAAAATACAGATATGAGCGTTTTTATGATTTTCTGAAAAAAGCCGGTACAACAACGCTTAAGCAACCTGCCGATTTTTATGGCTTATCACTGATACTGGGCGGGGGTGAAAGTACGCTTTGGGAGCTGGCCGGTATGTATGCAGATATGGCAAGGGTGCTAAACCATTATCCAAAATATAACGGCAAATACAATCCGGATGATTATCATGAACCGGTTTATCAAACAGTACATCGTGGCACCCCGCAATTAGAGAAATCGGGCTTGCTCGATGCAGGGTCTATTTACTATACGCTGGAAGCAATGGGAGAGGTAATGCGGCCCGGCGAGGAAATGCTTTGGCAGCAGTTTGGTTCTACACAGCGCGTGGCCTGGAAAACAGGTACAAGTTTTGGTTTCAGAGATGGCTGGGCTATTGGCATTACACCTAAATATGTGGTGGGCGTATGGGTGGGTAACACAACAGGCGAAGGCCGCCCCGGTTTAACCGGTATTAATACCGCCGCCCCGGTGCTATTTGAAATTTTCAGGCTGCTGCCTGTTACCCGCGACTGGTTTGATAAGCCTTATGAAGACATGGTAAAGGTGGAGGTGTGTAAACAAAGCGGTTACAGGGCAGGCAGGTATTGTAATGATAAAGAAGCCATGTGGATACCTGTTCCCGGGTTAAAATCCCCGGTTTGCCCTTATCATCAGCTGGTACACCTCGATAAAACAAAAAGCTGGCAGGTAACTGCAGACTGTGTTCCGGCGGACGAGATCGTAAACCAAAGCTGGTTTGTGCTGCCGCCATCAATGGAGTATTATTATAAAAGCAGGAACTACCAGTACCATAGTTTACCACCATTTAAAAATGGCTGCGGTGAAGATGAAGGTAACCCGATGGAGCTGATCTATCCGAAGAGTGGTGCAAAAGTTTATGTGCCCTTAGAGGCAGATGGTACCCGTGGCCGGATGATTTGCAATGCAGCACACCGGCAATATGGTACTAAGATTTTCTGGCATCTGGACGATCAATATTTAGGCGAAACCAAAGATTTTCATCAGATGGCCATAAGCCCACCGCCCGGCGAACATTTACTTACACTTGTTGATGCAGGCGGAAACACGCTTAAAATAAAGTTCACTGTTTTAGAAAAAGACAAGCAGCCCGCCGACCGTTAA